A section of the Citrus sinensis cultivar Valencia sweet orange chromosome 8, DVS_A1.0, whole genome shotgun sequence genome encodes:
- the LOC102608780 gene encoding 60S acidic ribosomal protein P2A-like produces MKVIAAYLLAVLGGNAKPSADDLKNILGSVGAEADDERIEFLLSEVKGKDITELIASGREKLASVPSGGGVAVAASAPAAGGAAAPAAEAKKEEKVEEKEESDDDMGFSLFD; encoded by the exons ATGAAGGTGATCGCTGCTTACTTGCTCGCCGTTTTGGGTGGCAACGCCAAACCATCGGCCGATGACTTGAAGAACATTCTTGGATCAG TTGGAGCTGAAGCTGATGATGAGAGAATAGAGTTTCTCTTGTCAGAAGTCAAGGGCAAGGATATTACCGAGCTAATTGCATCCGGAAGGGAGAAGTTGGCATCAGTGCCATCAGGTGGTGGTGTTGCTGTTGCTGCATCAGCACCTGCTGCAGGTGGTGCTGCTGCTCCTGCCGCTGAGGCTAAGAAAGAGGAGAAGGTCGAGGAGAAGGAAGAATCTGATGAT GACATGGGTTTCAGCCTTTTCGACTAA